The following are encoded together in the Triticum dicoccoides isolate Atlit2015 ecotype Zavitan chromosome 6B, WEW_v2.0, whole genome shotgun sequence genome:
- the LOC119324012 gene encoding uncharacterized protein LOC119324012 isoform X3: MAWQQSTSPPAANSSPPPAPTTVISLDEDLLREIFLRLPSLPSLVRAALSCRTFLSAVRSSPAFRRSFREAHLPPLLGLFFDPEVPSIPAFAPLRRRADPDLAAAVRGADFFLTRLPADDDTFPGWAIEGCCDGKVLLQNCSLEQFAVYNPLTQALDLIPVPPDKIFDDSRGDAKYVGCYILSSEESSEPLCLVYTCHDKSRARAAVFSSESREWQIFPWSEAVTPLPEDEHWLKVGTLVNGFVYWIHTKEAYIFVLNTTTLHFSQMDLPPALVARDLIFRVGETKDGKPCIVCPIDFEFFVWVRGAEDDGIERWIFDQRFPLEKIVEVTKSTLVDHGDLKVVATIGGFVYFSTMETFLDSHKSSWFMSLCIPIPTSWHGLLL, encoded by the exons ATGGCCTGGCAGCAATCAACATCGCCGCCGGCGGCGAACTCATCGCCACCACCCGCTCCCACCACCGTAATCTCTCTCGACGAAGATCTCCTCCGCGAGATCTTCCTCCGCCTCCCCTCCCTCCCGAGCCTCGTCCGTGCCGCCCTCAGCTGCCGCACCTTCCTCAGCGCCGTCCGCTCATCCCCCGCCTTCCGCCGCAGCTTCCGGGAGGCCCACCTGCCCCCTCTCCTCGGCCTCTTCTTCGACCCCGAAGTCCCCTCCATCCCCGCCTTCGctcccctccgccgccgcgccgacCCTGACCTCGCGGCCGCCGTCCGCGGCGCCGATTTCTTCCTTACCCGCCTCCCCGCCGACGACGACACCTTCCCGGGGTGGGCcatagaaggctgctgcgacggcaAAGTCCTCCTCCAGAACTGCAGTCTGGAGCAATTCGCCGTCTACAACCCCCTCACACAGGCCCTGGATCTCATCCCCGTGCCGCCCGACAAGATCTTCGACGACTCCCGCGGCGACGCCAAGTACGTTGGATGCTATATCCTCTCCTCCGAAGAGAGCAGCGAGCCGCTGTGCCTGGTCTACACCTGCCATGACAAGTCGCGGGCGCGTGCCGCCGTCTTCTCGTCGGAAAGCAGGGAGTGGCAGATCTTCCCGTGGTCGGAGGCTGTGACGCCACTGCCTGAAGACGAACACTGGCTTAAAGTTGGCACGTTGGTGAATGGGTTCGTCTACTGGATACACACAAAAGAAGCCTATATCTTTGTGCTGAACACGACGACACTACATTTCTCCCAAATGGATTTGCCACCAGCCTTGGTGGCGCGAGACCTCATATTCAGGGTTGGCGAGACCAAGGATGGGAAGCCTTGCATTGTGTGTCCAATTGATTTTGAGTTTTTTGTTTGGGTCCGGGGAGCCGAGGATGACGGCATCGAGAGATGGATATTTGACCAGAGGTTTCCGTTGGAGAAGATTGTCGAGGTCACCAAGAGTACACTTGTGGATCATGGTGACCTGAAGGTTGTGGCCACTATTGGTGGATTTGTGTACTTCTCTACCATGGAAACGTTCCTTGATAGTCATAAATCTAGTTGGTTCATGTCTCTATGCAT CCCCATCCCTACATCATGGCATGGCCTCCTTCTTTGA
- the LOC119324012 gene encoding uncharacterized protein LOC119324012 isoform X2, translating into MAWQQSTSPPAANSSPPPAPTTVISLDEDLLREIFLRLPSLPSLVRAALSCRTFLSAVRSSPAFRRSFREAHLPPLLGLFFDPEVPSIPAFAPLRRRADPDLAAAVRGADFFLTRLPADDDTFPGWAIEGCCDGKVLLQNCSLEQFAVYNPLTQALDLIPVPPDKIFDDSRGDAKYVGCYILSSEESSEPLCLVYTCHDKSRARAAVFSSESREWQIFPWSEAVTPLPEDEHWLKVGTLVNGFVYWIHTKEAYIFVLNTTTLHFSQMDLPPALVARDLIFRVGETKDGKPCIVCPIDFEFFVWVRGAEDDGIERWIFDQRFPLEKIVEVTKSTLVDHGDLKVVATIGGFVYFSTMETFLDSHKSSWFMSLCIPIPTSWHGLLL; encoded by the exons ATGGCCTGGCAGCAATCAACATCGCCGCCGGCGGCGAACTCATCGCCACCACCCGCTCCCACCACCGTAATCTCTCTCGACGAAGATCTCCTCCGCGAGATCTTCCTCCGCCTCCCCTCCCTCCCGAGCCTCGTCCGTGCCGCCCTCAGCTGCCGCACCTTCCTCAGCGCCGTCCGCTCATCCCCCGCCTTCCGCCGCAGCTTCCGGGAGGCCCACCTGCCCCCTCTCCTCGGCCTCTTCTTCGACCCCGAAGTCCCCTCCATCCCCGCCTTCGctcccctccgccgccgcgccgacCCTGACCTCGCGGCCGCCGTCCGCGGCGCCGATTTCTTCCTTACCCGCCTCCCCGCCGACGACGACACCTTCCCGGGGTGGGCcatagaaggctgctgcgacggcaAAGTCCTCCTCCAGAACTGCAGTCTGGAGCAATTCGCCGTCTACAACCCCCTCACACAGGCCCTGGATCTCATCCCCGTGCCGCCCGACAAGATCTTCGACGACTCCCGCGGCGACGCCAAGTACGTTGGATGCTATATCCTCTCCTCCGAAGAGAGCAGCGAGCCGCTGTGCCTGGTCTACACCTGCCATGACAAGTCGCGGGCGCGTGCCGCCGTCTTCTCGTCGGAAAGCAGGGAGTGGCAGATCTTCCCGTGGTCGGAGGCTGTGACGCCACTGCCTGAAGACGAACACTGGCTTAAAGTTGGCACGTTGGTGAATGGGTTCGTCTACTGGATACACACAAAAGAAGCCTATATCTTTGTGCTGAACACGACGACACTACATTTCTCCCAAATGGATTTGCCACCAGCCTTGGTGGCGCGAGACCTCATATTCAGGGTTGGCGAGACCAAGGATGGGAAGCCTTGCATTGTGTGTCCAATTGATTTTGAGTTTTTTGTTTGGGTCCGGGGAGCCGAGGATGACGGCATCGAGAGATGGATATTTGACCAGAGGTTTCCGTTGGAGAAGATTGTCGAGGTCACCAAGAGTACACTTGTGGATCATGGTGACCTGAAGGTTGTGGCCACTATTGGTGGATTTGTGTACTTCTCTACCATGGAAACGTTCCTTGATAGTCATAAATCTAGTTGGTTCATGTCTCTATG CATCCCCATCCCTACATCATGGCATGGCCTCCTTCTTTGA
- the LOC119324012 gene encoding uncharacterized protein LOC119324012 isoform X1 translates to MAWQQSTSPPAANSSPPPAPTTVISLDEDLLREIFLRLPSLPSLVRAALSCRTFLSAVRSSPAFRRSFREAHLPPLLGLFFDPEVPSIPAFAPLRRRADPDLAAAVRGADFFLTRLPADDDTFPGWAIEGCCDGKVLLQNCSLEQFAVYNPLTQALDLIPVPPDKIFDDSRGDAKYVGCYILSSEESSEPLCLVYTCHDKSRARAAVFSSESREWQIFPWSEAVTPLPEDEHWLKVGTLVNGFVYWIHTKEAYIFVLNTTTLHFSQMDLPPALVARDLIFRVGETKDGKPCIVCPIDFEFFVWVRGAEDDGIERWIFDQRFPLEKIVEVTKSTLVDHGDLKVVATIGGFVYFSTMETFLDSHKSSWFMSLCMETGELATLFRRRFDGHPHPYIMAWPPSLIGNQVHPQLEGA, encoded by the coding sequence ATGGCCTGGCAGCAATCAACATCGCCGCCGGCGGCGAACTCATCGCCACCACCCGCTCCCACCACCGTAATCTCTCTCGACGAAGATCTCCTCCGCGAGATCTTCCTCCGCCTCCCCTCCCTCCCGAGCCTCGTCCGTGCCGCCCTCAGCTGCCGCACCTTCCTCAGCGCCGTCCGCTCATCCCCCGCCTTCCGCCGCAGCTTCCGGGAGGCCCACCTGCCCCCTCTCCTCGGCCTCTTCTTCGACCCCGAAGTCCCCTCCATCCCCGCCTTCGctcccctccgccgccgcgccgacCCTGACCTCGCGGCCGCCGTCCGCGGCGCCGATTTCTTCCTTACCCGCCTCCCCGCCGACGACGACACCTTCCCGGGGTGGGCcatagaaggctgctgcgacggcaAAGTCCTCCTCCAGAACTGCAGTCTGGAGCAATTCGCCGTCTACAACCCCCTCACACAGGCCCTGGATCTCATCCCCGTGCCGCCCGACAAGATCTTCGACGACTCCCGCGGCGACGCCAAGTACGTTGGATGCTATATCCTCTCCTCCGAAGAGAGCAGCGAGCCGCTGTGCCTGGTCTACACCTGCCATGACAAGTCGCGGGCGCGTGCCGCCGTCTTCTCGTCGGAAAGCAGGGAGTGGCAGATCTTCCCGTGGTCGGAGGCTGTGACGCCACTGCCTGAAGACGAACACTGGCTTAAAGTTGGCACGTTGGTGAATGGGTTCGTCTACTGGATACACACAAAAGAAGCCTATATCTTTGTGCTGAACACGACGACACTACATTTCTCCCAAATGGATTTGCCACCAGCCTTGGTGGCGCGAGACCTCATATTCAGGGTTGGCGAGACCAAGGATGGGAAGCCTTGCATTGTGTGTCCAATTGATTTTGAGTTTTTTGTTTGGGTCCGGGGAGCCGAGGATGACGGCATCGAGAGATGGATATTTGACCAGAGGTTTCCGTTGGAGAAGATTGTCGAGGTCACCAAGAGTACACTTGTGGATCATGGTGACCTGAAGGTTGTGGCCACTATTGGTGGATTTGTGTACTTCTCTACCATGGAAACGTTCCTTGATAGTCATAAATCTAGTTGGTTCATGTCTCTATGCATGGAGACAGGGGAGCTGGCCACGCTCTTTCGGAGGAGATTTGACGGCCATCCCCATCCCTACATCATGGCATGGCCTCCTTCTTTGATAGGCAACCAGGTGCACCCTCAACTTGAAGGTGCTTGA